The following coding sequences lie in one Hoplias malabaricus isolate fHopMal1 chromosome 14, fHopMal1.hap1, whole genome shotgun sequence genomic window:
- the kdm5c gene encoding lysine-specific demethylase 5C isoform X1 gives MEGGDEFVPPPECPVFEPSWEEFADPLGYIAKIRPIAEKSGICKIRPPPDWQPPFAVEVDNFHFTPRIQRLNELEAETRVKLNYLDRIAKFWEIQGSSLKIPNLERRILDLFSLAKIVTEEGGFETVCKERRWARVAQKLGYPPGKNIGSLLRSHYERIVYPYEMFQSGASLPPCKPRPYESDDVDKEYKPHSIPLRQSVQPSKISSYGRRANRLQPEGPEDPTHHPLTTGTQHISPEPTEEDIEKNPELKKLQIYGAGPKMMGLGLVARDKARKKDELPQTVIVRDGSAAGTVKEEPGEIQVTRSESDIPPPPPNLIIKDEVKKKEEDSADGFDGSVKDEPCTKMTMRLRRNLSNPQFVDSFVCRMCGRGDEDEKLLLCDGCDDNYHTFCLLPPLTDPPKGNWHCPKCVAEECKKPTEAFGFEQATREYTLQSFGEMADTFKADYFNMPVHMVPTELVEKEFWRLVSSIEEDVTVEYGADIHSKEFGSGFPVKNGKRHLSEEEEEYARSGWNLNVMPVLEQSVLCHINADISGMKVPWLYVGMVFSAFCWHIEDHWSYSINYLHWGEPKTWYGVPAVAAEKLEDVMKKLTPELFEFQPDLLHQLVTIMNPNILMSHGVPVVRTNQCAGEFVITFPRAYHSGFNQGYNFAEAVNFCTADWLPLGRSCIEHYRRLRRYCVFSHEELTCKMAACPEKLDLNLAAATHREMFIFVQEERKLRKALLEKGVTEAEREAFELLPDDERQCDKCKTTCFLSALACTSCTERLVCLYHTQDLCSCPTDKLYLRYRYTLDELLSMLHRLKVRAESFDSWANRVKEALEQEEGNKIGINDLEVLKEEAAERKFPDNELLQRLKRVLADIHSCQSKSAELLNGSQSSRMSLQDLRTLVETMHNLPCVMEQLGDVQAVLQKIEEFDSRAQALVNTNGDEWKTASPAPREADIQALLEEGAVLPVVAPACELLAGLQEQGRWLEQVRRTLGPEGGEVTLAVLRNLMEAGCNVPQSVSVETAMAELQELLTIAERWEEKAQICLEHRQKHPLSTLEAIVNEAQLIPVRLPNILSLQACLSRARAWVTDLEEIQNGEHYPCLDDLEGLVAIGRDLPVRMEELRQLEIQVASAHSWRDKASKTFLKKNSQHSLLEVLCPCVEIRKKREEDCVNSEADSDVNVLGLTAQDLRDPGAIVMAFKEGERQEKEALLRLRQLNMSKPGLESGGGEAEPRDIKTERRRSDTKDLNVPLPSDNPQQNGGSFPSHTPGQSVCICGGPPRSLLHRCHLCKDWFHGGCVPFPSVLGPAECPPSSSLCWWDWDTRFLCPRCQRSRRPRLETILALLVALQKLPVRLPEGEALQCLTERAITWQGRAKQALETPQLQEAFQRLQELKETQIKEEEQPQEEENRKKGNKEDVIVLSDSEEAENGVIDLTEESESPKKDKEKAADGVQSGCENGIKKSGVHNSTGIESLLPLVSCLKGPVIELAPATRAQLEELQLEGDLLEVTLDQTQTIYRLLQAASPPPHQSLHTLIQIELQEQKRSGRGNRTKDSRRKRKSQKSEGGPKSTETSESKKARAVNHTHAQIHQEVQTLPFILYSKICGGT, from the exons ATGGAGGGAGGGGATGAGTTTGTTCCACCGCCAGAGTGTCCAGTATTTGAGCCATCATGGGAGGAGTTTGCAGATCCCCTTGGTTACATCGCCAAAATCCGTCCAATTGCAGAAAAGTCTGGAATATGCAAAATCCGCCCTCCACCA GATTGGCAGCCGCCCTTTGCTGTGGAGGTGGACAATTTCCACTTTACACCTCGTATCCAGAGACTTAATGAACTGGAG GCTGAGACAAGAGTGAAGCTGAATTATCTCGACAGAATTGCCAAGTTCTGGGAGATTCAGGGATCCTCTCTCAAAATCCCAAACCTAGAGCGACGCATTCTAGACCTTTTCAGCTTAGCTAAG ATTGTCACCGAAGAAGGAGGGTTTGAGACGGTCTGTAAAGAGAGGAGATGGGCTCGTGTGGCCCAGAAGCTCGGTTACCCACCGGGCAAGAACATCGGCTCTCTCCTGAGGTCGCACTACGAGAGGATTGTTTATCCTTATGAGATGTTCCAGTCTGGTGCCAGTCTACCG CCATGTAAGCCCAGGCCATATGAAAGTGACGATGTGGATAAAGAGTATAAACCCCACTCCATCCCCCTTCGCCAATCTGTCCAGCCTTCAAAGATAAGCAGTTATGGACGACGAGCTAATCGTCTACAGCCTGAG GGTCCAGAGGATCCAACCCACCACCCTCTTACCACTGGCACTCAACACATTTCG CCGGAGCCCACAGAGGAGGACATAGAGAAGAATCCAGAATTGAAGAAACTGCAGATCTATGGAGCTGGACCCAAGATGATGGGCCTTGGCCTTGTGGCACGTGACAAGGCCAGGAAAAAAG ATGAGCTACCCCAGACAGTAATAGTTAGAGACGGCAGTGCTGCTGGCACCGTTAAAGAAGAACCAGGAGAGATACAAGTCACAAGGTCAGAATCAGACATACCCCCGCCTCCTCCAAACCTCATCATTAAGGATGAGGTGAAGAaaaaggaggaggacagtgctgatGGCTTTGACGGCTCTGTTAAAGATGAACCCTGCACCAAGATGACCATGAGGCTCAGGCGCAACCTCAGCAATCCTCAGTTT GTGGATTCATTTGTGTGTCGAATGTGTGGCCGTGGGGACGAGGACGAGAAGCTGCTGCTATGTGATGGTTGTGATGATAATTATCACACATTCTGCCTCCTGCCTCCTCTCACAGACCCACCCAAGGGGAACTGGCACTGTCCCAAATGTGTGGCAGAG GAGTGCAAGAAACCTACTGAAGCATTTGGCTTTGAGCAGGCCACACGGGAATACACATTACAGAGTTTCGGCGAGATGGCCGACACGTTCAAGGCCGACTACTTCAACATGCCAGTCCAT aTGGTGCCGACAGAACTGGTTGAGAAGGAGTTTTGGCGGTTGGTTAGCAGTATTGAGGAGGATGTTACTGTAGAATATGGAGCTGACATTCACTCCAAAGAGTTTGGGAGTGGCTTCCCTGTCAAGAATGGCAAGAGACATTTATCGGAGGAAGAGGAG GAGTATGCTCGCAGCGGCTGGAACCTGAATGTGATGCCAGTATTGGAACAGTCAGTATTGTGCCACATCAATGCAGATATCTCAGGCATGAAGGTGCCATGGCTGTATGTGGGTATGGTGTTCTCAGCCTTCTGCTGGCATATTGAAGACCACTGGAGTTACTCCATCAACTACTTACACTG GGGTGAGCCCAAGACATGGTATGGTGTTCCAGCAGTAGCAGCAGAGAAGCTGGAAGATGTCATGAAAAAACTCACTCCTGAACTCTTTGAATTCCAGCCTGATCTGCTTCATCAGCTCGTCACCATCATGAACCCTAATATCCTCATGTCTCATGGAGTACCA gttGTGCGTACCAATCAGTGTGCAGGAGAGTTCGTCATTACTTTCCCCCGAGCATATCACAGTGGCTTCAATCAGGGATATAACTTTGCTGAAGCCGTCAATTTCTGCACAGCAGATTGG CTGCCTCTAGGGCGCTCCTGTATCGAGCATTATCGTCGGCTCCGTCGCTACTGTGTTTTCTCTCATGAGGAGCTGACCTGTAAGATGGCCGCCTGCCCGGAGAAGCTGGACCTGAACCTGGCTGCTGCCACCCATCGGGAGATGTTCATCTTTGTCCAGGAAGAGAGGAAACTACGCAAAGCCCTGCTGGAGAAG GGCGTAACAGAGGCAGAACGTGAGGCATTTGAGCTGTTGCCGGATGATGAGAGGCAGTGTGATAAGTGTAAGACCActtgttttctctctgctcTGGCCTGCACCAGCTGCACAGAGCGCCTAGTCTGCCTCTACCACACACAAGACCTCTGCTCCTGCCCCACAGACAAACTCTACCTCAG GTATCGATACACTCTGGATGAACTTTTGTCCATGTTGCACAGGCTAAAGGTTCGGGCCGAGTCCTTTGACTCCTGGGCCAACAGAGTGAAGGAAGCCCTTGAACAAGAAGAGGGCAACAAAATAG GCATTAATGATCTGGAAGTGTTAAAGGAGGAGGCAGCTGAACGGAAGTTTCCGGACAATGAGCTGCTCCAGAGACTCAAAAGAGTTCTGGCTGACATTCACAGTTGCCAGAGCAAGAGCGCAGAACTCCTGAACGGCAGCCAGAGCAGCAGAATGAGTCTGCAGGACCTCCGCACACTTGTGGAGACTATGCACAATTTGCCCTGTGTCATGGAGCAGCTGGGGGATGTGCAG GCCGTATTACAGAAGATTGAGGAGTTTGATTCCAGAGCCCAGGCACTGGTGAACACCAATGGAGATGAGTGGAAAACGGCTTCTCCTGCTCCTCGAGAAGCAGATATCCAGGCTCTGCTAGAGGAGGGAGCTGTGCTGCCAGTTGTGGCACCAGCCTGTGAGCTGCTGGCTGGGCTCCAGGAGCAGGGACGCTGGCTAGAGCAAGTACGGAGGACTCTAGGGCCTGAGGGTGGAGAGGTGACCCTGGCAGTACTGAGAAACCTGATGGAGGCCGGCTGCAACGTACCTCAGAGTGTGAGTGTGGAGACAGCCATGGCGGAACTACAGGAGCTGTTGACCATTGCTGAACGCTGGGAGGAAAAGGCCCAGATTTGTTTGGAGCACAG GCAGAAGCATCCTCTCTCCACATTGGAGGCCATAGTGAACGAGGCCCAGCTGATCCCAGTGCGTTTGCCCAACATCCTTTCCCTGCAGGCCTGTCTCAGCCGAGCTCGTGCTTGGGTCACTGACCTGGAGGAGATCCAG AATGGGGAGCACTACCCATGTCTGGATGACCTGGAGGGCTTGGTAGCAATCGGCCGGGACCTTCCTGTGCGGATGGAGGAGCTGCGGCAGCTGGAGATTCAGGTGGCCAGCGCTCACTCCTGGAGAGACAAGGCCAGCAAGACGTTCTTGAAGAAGAACAGTCAGCACAGCCTGCTGGAG GTGTTGTGTCCATGTGTGGAGataaggaaaaaaagagaggaagacTGTGTGAACTCGGAAGCAGACTCTGATGTCAATGTGCTGGGCCTAACTGCTCAGGACCTGCGAGACCCAGGAGCCATT GTGATGGCGTTCAAAGAGGGCGAGCGGCAGGAGAAAGAGGCCCTCCTGCGCCTGCGGCAGCTGAACATGTCCAAGCCAGGTCTGGAGAGCGGCGGTGGGGAGGCAGAGCCCAGGGACATTAAGACAGAGCGGAGGCGGAGCGACACTAAGGACTTGAATGTGCCCCTCCCTTCTGATAATCCTCAGCAGAATGGCGGCTCTTTCCCGTCGCACACACCCGGCCAGTCGGTGTGCATATGTGGAGGCCCACCACGGTCTTTGCTCCACCGCTGCCACCTGTGCAAAGACTGGTTCCACGGTGGATGTGTGCCCTTCCCCTCTGTTCTGGGACCTGCTGAGTGTCCCCCCTCCAGCTCCCTCTGCTGGTGGGACTGGGACACTCGTTTCCTGTGCCCACGGTGCCAGCGCTCGAGGCGCCCGCGGTTAGAGACGATTCTGGCATTGCTGGTAGCCTTGCAGAAGTTGCCCGTTCGCCTGCCTGAGGGCGAGGCCCTCCAGTGTCTCACGGAAAGAGCCATCACCTGGCAGGGCAGAGCCAAACAAGCTCTGGAGACTCCACAACTGCAGGAGGCATTCCAGAGACTGCAAGAGCTCAAAGAGACTCAGATAAAGGAGGAGGAGCAACCGCAGGAGgaggagaacagaaagaaaggcAACAAAGAGGATGTTATTGTGCTTTCTGACTCGGAGGAAGCAGAGAACGGTGTGATTGACTTGACAGAAGAGAGCGAGTCCCCGAAAAAGGACAAAGAGAAAGCTGCTGATGGAGTACAG TCTGGCTGCGAAAATGGCATTAAGAAATCAGGCGTTCACAACAGCACAG GGATCGAGTCTCTGCTTCCGCTGGTGTCATGCCTTAAAGGGCCAGTAATTGAGCTGGCCCCTGCTACCAGGGCGCAGTTAGAGGAGCTTCAGTTAGAGGGTGACCTGCTGGAGGTGACGCTTGACCAGACGCAAACAATCTACAGACTCCTCCAAGCAGCATCACCACCGCCGCACCAGTCTCTACACACGCTCATACAG atcGAGCTACAGGAGCAGAAACGCTCAGGTCGTGGCAACAGGACGAAGGACTCtcggaggaagagaaagagtcAGAAATCCGAAGGAGGGCCCAAGTCAACAGAGACTTCAGAGTCCAAGAAAGCAAGAGCTGTTaaccacacacatgcacagattCACCAGGAGGTACAAACACTTccttttattctttattct AAAATATGTGGTGGCACTTGA
- the kdm5c gene encoding lysine-specific demethylase 5C isoform X2: protein MEGGDEFVPPPECPVFEPSWEEFADPLGYIAKIRPIAEKSGICKIRPPPDWQPPFAVEVDNFHFTPRIQRLNELEAETRVKLNYLDRIAKFWEIQGSSLKIPNLERRILDLFSLAKIVTEEGGFETVCKERRWARVAQKLGYPPGKNIGSLLRSHYERIVYPYEMFQSGASLPPCKPRPYESDDVDKEYKPHSIPLRQSVQPSKISSYGRRANRLQPEPEPTEEDIEKNPELKKLQIYGAGPKMMGLGLVARDKARKKDELPQTVIVRDGSAAGTVKEEPGEIQVTRSESDIPPPPPNLIIKDEVKKKEEDSADGFDGSVKDEPCTKMTMRLRRNLSNPQFVDSFVCRMCGRGDEDEKLLLCDGCDDNYHTFCLLPPLTDPPKGNWHCPKCVAEECKKPTEAFGFEQATREYTLQSFGEMADTFKADYFNMPVHMVPTELVEKEFWRLVSSIEEDVTVEYGADIHSKEFGSGFPVKNGKRHLSEEEEEYARSGWNLNVMPVLEQSVLCHINADISGMKVPWLYVGMVFSAFCWHIEDHWSYSINYLHWGEPKTWYGVPAVAAEKLEDVMKKLTPELFEFQPDLLHQLVTIMNPNILMSHGVPVVRTNQCAGEFVITFPRAYHSGFNQGYNFAEAVNFCTADWLPLGRSCIEHYRRLRRYCVFSHEELTCKMAACPEKLDLNLAAATHREMFIFVQEERKLRKALLEKGVTEAEREAFELLPDDERQCDKCKTTCFLSALACTSCTERLVCLYHTQDLCSCPTDKLYLRYRYTLDELLSMLHRLKVRAESFDSWANRVKEALEQEEGNKIGINDLEVLKEEAAERKFPDNELLQRLKRVLADIHSCQSKSAELLNGSQSSRMSLQDLRTLVETMHNLPCVMEQLGDVQAVLQKIEEFDSRAQALVNTNGDEWKTASPAPREADIQALLEEGAVLPVVAPACELLAGLQEQGRWLEQVRRTLGPEGGEVTLAVLRNLMEAGCNVPQSVSVETAMAELQELLTIAERWEEKAQICLEHRQKHPLSTLEAIVNEAQLIPVRLPNILSLQACLSRARAWVTDLEEIQNGEHYPCLDDLEGLVAIGRDLPVRMEELRQLEIQVASAHSWRDKASKTFLKKNSQHSLLEVLCPCVEIRKKREEDCVNSEADSDVNVLGLTAQDLRDPGAIVMAFKEGERQEKEALLRLRQLNMSKPGLESGGGEAEPRDIKTERRRSDTKDLNVPLPSDNPQQNGGSFPSHTPGQSVCICGGPPRSLLHRCHLCKDWFHGGCVPFPSVLGPAECPPSSSLCWWDWDTRFLCPRCQRSRRPRLETILALLVALQKLPVRLPEGEALQCLTERAITWQGRAKQALETPQLQEAFQRLQELKETQIKEEEQPQEEENRKKGNKEDVIVLSDSEEAENGVIDLTEESESPKKDKEKAADGVQSGCENGIKKSGVHNSTGIESLLPLVSCLKGPVIELAPATRAQLEELQLEGDLLEVTLDQTQTIYRLLQAASPPPHQSLHTLIQIELQEQKRSGRGNRTKDSRRKRKSQKSEGGPKSTETSESKKARAVNHTHAQIHQEVQTLPFILYSKICGGT, encoded by the exons ATGGAGGGAGGGGATGAGTTTGTTCCACCGCCAGAGTGTCCAGTATTTGAGCCATCATGGGAGGAGTTTGCAGATCCCCTTGGTTACATCGCCAAAATCCGTCCAATTGCAGAAAAGTCTGGAATATGCAAAATCCGCCCTCCACCA GATTGGCAGCCGCCCTTTGCTGTGGAGGTGGACAATTTCCACTTTACACCTCGTATCCAGAGACTTAATGAACTGGAG GCTGAGACAAGAGTGAAGCTGAATTATCTCGACAGAATTGCCAAGTTCTGGGAGATTCAGGGATCCTCTCTCAAAATCCCAAACCTAGAGCGACGCATTCTAGACCTTTTCAGCTTAGCTAAG ATTGTCACCGAAGAAGGAGGGTTTGAGACGGTCTGTAAAGAGAGGAGATGGGCTCGTGTGGCCCAGAAGCTCGGTTACCCACCGGGCAAGAACATCGGCTCTCTCCTGAGGTCGCACTACGAGAGGATTGTTTATCCTTATGAGATGTTCCAGTCTGGTGCCAGTCTACCG CCATGTAAGCCCAGGCCATATGAAAGTGACGATGTGGATAAAGAGTATAAACCCCACTCCATCCCCCTTCGCCAATCTGTCCAGCCTTCAAAGATAAGCAGTTATGGACGACGAGCTAATCGTCTACAGCCTGAG CCGGAGCCCACAGAGGAGGACATAGAGAAGAATCCAGAATTGAAGAAACTGCAGATCTATGGAGCTGGACCCAAGATGATGGGCCTTGGCCTTGTGGCACGTGACAAGGCCAGGAAAAAAG ATGAGCTACCCCAGACAGTAATAGTTAGAGACGGCAGTGCTGCTGGCACCGTTAAAGAAGAACCAGGAGAGATACAAGTCACAAGGTCAGAATCAGACATACCCCCGCCTCCTCCAAACCTCATCATTAAGGATGAGGTGAAGAaaaaggaggaggacagtgctgatGGCTTTGACGGCTCTGTTAAAGATGAACCCTGCACCAAGATGACCATGAGGCTCAGGCGCAACCTCAGCAATCCTCAGTTT GTGGATTCATTTGTGTGTCGAATGTGTGGCCGTGGGGACGAGGACGAGAAGCTGCTGCTATGTGATGGTTGTGATGATAATTATCACACATTCTGCCTCCTGCCTCCTCTCACAGACCCACCCAAGGGGAACTGGCACTGTCCCAAATGTGTGGCAGAG GAGTGCAAGAAACCTACTGAAGCATTTGGCTTTGAGCAGGCCACACGGGAATACACATTACAGAGTTTCGGCGAGATGGCCGACACGTTCAAGGCCGACTACTTCAACATGCCAGTCCAT aTGGTGCCGACAGAACTGGTTGAGAAGGAGTTTTGGCGGTTGGTTAGCAGTATTGAGGAGGATGTTACTGTAGAATATGGAGCTGACATTCACTCCAAAGAGTTTGGGAGTGGCTTCCCTGTCAAGAATGGCAAGAGACATTTATCGGAGGAAGAGGAG GAGTATGCTCGCAGCGGCTGGAACCTGAATGTGATGCCAGTATTGGAACAGTCAGTATTGTGCCACATCAATGCAGATATCTCAGGCATGAAGGTGCCATGGCTGTATGTGGGTATGGTGTTCTCAGCCTTCTGCTGGCATATTGAAGACCACTGGAGTTACTCCATCAACTACTTACACTG GGGTGAGCCCAAGACATGGTATGGTGTTCCAGCAGTAGCAGCAGAGAAGCTGGAAGATGTCATGAAAAAACTCACTCCTGAACTCTTTGAATTCCAGCCTGATCTGCTTCATCAGCTCGTCACCATCATGAACCCTAATATCCTCATGTCTCATGGAGTACCA gttGTGCGTACCAATCAGTGTGCAGGAGAGTTCGTCATTACTTTCCCCCGAGCATATCACAGTGGCTTCAATCAGGGATATAACTTTGCTGAAGCCGTCAATTTCTGCACAGCAGATTGG CTGCCTCTAGGGCGCTCCTGTATCGAGCATTATCGTCGGCTCCGTCGCTACTGTGTTTTCTCTCATGAGGAGCTGACCTGTAAGATGGCCGCCTGCCCGGAGAAGCTGGACCTGAACCTGGCTGCTGCCACCCATCGGGAGATGTTCATCTTTGTCCAGGAAGAGAGGAAACTACGCAAAGCCCTGCTGGAGAAG GGCGTAACAGAGGCAGAACGTGAGGCATTTGAGCTGTTGCCGGATGATGAGAGGCAGTGTGATAAGTGTAAGACCActtgttttctctctgctcTGGCCTGCACCAGCTGCACAGAGCGCCTAGTCTGCCTCTACCACACACAAGACCTCTGCTCCTGCCCCACAGACAAACTCTACCTCAG GTATCGATACACTCTGGATGAACTTTTGTCCATGTTGCACAGGCTAAAGGTTCGGGCCGAGTCCTTTGACTCCTGGGCCAACAGAGTGAAGGAAGCCCTTGAACAAGAAGAGGGCAACAAAATAG GCATTAATGATCTGGAAGTGTTAAAGGAGGAGGCAGCTGAACGGAAGTTTCCGGACAATGAGCTGCTCCAGAGACTCAAAAGAGTTCTGGCTGACATTCACAGTTGCCAGAGCAAGAGCGCAGAACTCCTGAACGGCAGCCAGAGCAGCAGAATGAGTCTGCAGGACCTCCGCACACTTGTGGAGACTATGCACAATTTGCCCTGTGTCATGGAGCAGCTGGGGGATGTGCAG GCCGTATTACAGAAGATTGAGGAGTTTGATTCCAGAGCCCAGGCACTGGTGAACACCAATGGAGATGAGTGGAAAACGGCTTCTCCTGCTCCTCGAGAAGCAGATATCCAGGCTCTGCTAGAGGAGGGAGCTGTGCTGCCAGTTGTGGCACCAGCCTGTGAGCTGCTGGCTGGGCTCCAGGAGCAGGGACGCTGGCTAGAGCAAGTACGGAGGACTCTAGGGCCTGAGGGTGGAGAGGTGACCCTGGCAGTACTGAGAAACCTGATGGAGGCCGGCTGCAACGTACCTCAGAGTGTGAGTGTGGAGACAGCCATGGCGGAACTACAGGAGCTGTTGACCATTGCTGAACGCTGGGAGGAAAAGGCCCAGATTTGTTTGGAGCACAG GCAGAAGCATCCTCTCTCCACATTGGAGGCCATAGTGAACGAGGCCCAGCTGATCCCAGTGCGTTTGCCCAACATCCTTTCCCTGCAGGCCTGTCTCAGCCGAGCTCGTGCTTGGGTCACTGACCTGGAGGAGATCCAG AATGGGGAGCACTACCCATGTCTGGATGACCTGGAGGGCTTGGTAGCAATCGGCCGGGACCTTCCTGTGCGGATGGAGGAGCTGCGGCAGCTGGAGATTCAGGTGGCCAGCGCTCACTCCTGGAGAGACAAGGCCAGCAAGACGTTCTTGAAGAAGAACAGTCAGCACAGCCTGCTGGAG GTGTTGTGTCCATGTGTGGAGataaggaaaaaaagagaggaagacTGTGTGAACTCGGAAGCAGACTCTGATGTCAATGTGCTGGGCCTAACTGCTCAGGACCTGCGAGACCCAGGAGCCATT GTGATGGCGTTCAAAGAGGGCGAGCGGCAGGAGAAAGAGGCCCTCCTGCGCCTGCGGCAGCTGAACATGTCCAAGCCAGGTCTGGAGAGCGGCGGTGGGGAGGCAGAGCCCAGGGACATTAAGACAGAGCGGAGGCGGAGCGACACTAAGGACTTGAATGTGCCCCTCCCTTCTGATAATCCTCAGCAGAATGGCGGCTCTTTCCCGTCGCACACACCCGGCCAGTCGGTGTGCATATGTGGAGGCCCACCACGGTCTTTGCTCCACCGCTGCCACCTGTGCAAAGACTGGTTCCACGGTGGATGTGTGCCCTTCCCCTCTGTTCTGGGACCTGCTGAGTGTCCCCCCTCCAGCTCCCTCTGCTGGTGGGACTGGGACACTCGTTTCCTGTGCCCACGGTGCCAGCGCTCGAGGCGCCCGCGGTTAGAGACGATTCTGGCATTGCTGGTAGCCTTGCAGAAGTTGCCCGTTCGCCTGCCTGAGGGCGAGGCCCTCCAGTGTCTCACGGAAAGAGCCATCACCTGGCAGGGCAGAGCCAAACAAGCTCTGGAGACTCCACAACTGCAGGAGGCATTCCAGAGACTGCAAGAGCTCAAAGAGACTCAGATAAAGGAGGAGGAGCAACCGCAGGAGgaggagaacagaaagaaaggcAACAAAGAGGATGTTATTGTGCTTTCTGACTCGGAGGAAGCAGAGAACGGTGTGATTGACTTGACAGAAGAGAGCGAGTCCCCGAAAAAGGACAAAGAGAAAGCTGCTGATGGAGTACAG TCTGGCTGCGAAAATGGCATTAAGAAATCAGGCGTTCACAACAGCACAG GGATCGAGTCTCTGCTTCCGCTGGTGTCATGCCTTAAAGGGCCAGTAATTGAGCTGGCCCCTGCTACCAGGGCGCAGTTAGAGGAGCTTCAGTTAGAGGGTGACCTGCTGGAGGTGACGCTTGACCAGACGCAAACAATCTACAGACTCCTCCAAGCAGCATCACCACCGCCGCACCAGTCTCTACACACGCTCATACAG atcGAGCTACAGGAGCAGAAACGCTCAGGTCGTGGCAACAGGACGAAGGACTCtcggaggaagagaaagagtcAGAAATCCGAAGGAGGGCCCAAGTCAACAGAGACTTCAGAGTCCAAGAAAGCAAGAGCTGTTaaccacacacatgcacagattCACCAGGAGGTACAAACACTTccttttattctttattct AAAATATGTGGTGGCACTTGA